A window of bacterium genomic DNA:
CCGTGCTGATGCGGCTCCTGCGGGGGAGCGGCCCGCGCGGCCTGGCCGGCATTCCGCCGGTCCGCCCGCACGAGGGGCTCCGGGTCATTCGACCGCTGATCGACGCGCCGCGCGACGAGATCGCCGGCTATCTCGCGCGGCGGCGGCTCGATGCCCGTGAAGATTCGTCCAACCGGGACCCGGCGATGCTGCGAAACCGCGTGCGCCTTGTCCTTTTGCCGATCCTCGAGGGGTATAACCCAGATGTGCGGCGCGCGTTGGCGCGGCTCGCCGAGGTGGTGCGCGACGACGCGGACGCGCTTGACGCGCTGAGCGCGCCCCAAGTCGATGCGGTGTTGCGCGGGACCACCGGCTCGGTTCACATCGCCGTCGCGGCGTTCGGCCGGCTCCCGGTCGCGCTGCAGCGGCGCGCGCTGCGCGAGGCGATCCGGCGGGTGCGCGGGAACGGCGCCCAGATCGCGTTCGTTCATATAGAAGAGGCCCGTGTGGGCGTTCTCGGCGGCCGGCCCGGCGCGGCCTGGCAGGCGCCCGGCGGCGTCCGGATTTTTCGCCGCCGCGACACGATCGAGGTGACGGTGGAGCCGGAAACCGGCGACGGCGCCCCGTGCGAACGCGGCTAAAGGTGGTCAAGGTCGGCCCAATGCCGGGATACTACGTACAGTGAGGCGAACGGCGTGTGCTATAATTTGCTGAAGTCGCGGCACGCCCAGGCTTCCGGGGACATCGCTCCGGCGGGCCGGCTTCCGCGCGGAGGTCGGCGCGGTGTTCAATAAGTACGTACGCAATCTATTGGTCTGGGCCCTCATTCTGGTGGTCGTGCTGTATCTCGTGTTGCCGCTGTACCACCAGCGCGCCCCCCGCGAGGAAATCTCGTACAGTGAGTTCATCGATAAGGCCCGCAGCGGCCAGGTCGCGCAGGTCACCGTCAGCGAAGAAAGCGTGTCCGGTCAGCTGAAAGACGGGCGGTCGTTCCGCACCTACATTCCGTCCGGCGACGCATCCTACATCGACCTGCTCCAGTCCAAGG
This region includes:
- the tilS gene encoding tRNA lysidine(34) synthetase TilS, whose product is MARDPFETRVRETIRTRAMLAGGERLVVAVSGGPDSTALLSVLGALREELRLDLHVAHLDHGLRPDAPGDAAAVARMAEALGCPYHEAREDVAAAAARARRSIEDAGREARYRFLAAVAREIAAQVIATGHTRDDQAETVLMRLLRGSGPRGLAGIPPVRPHEGLRVIRPLIDAPRDEIAGYLARRRLDAREDSSNRDPAMLRNRVRLVLLPILEGYNPDVRRALARLAEVVRDDADALDALSAPQVDAVLRGTTGSVHIAVAAFGRLPVALQRRALREAIRRVRGNGAQIAFVHIEEARVGVLGGRPGAAWQAPGGVRIFRRRDTIEVTVEPETGDGAPCERG